The following proteins are co-located in the Pseudomonas antarctica genome:
- a CDS encoding ABC transporter permease, which translates to MKKVFRHYLPASTLRLLPNRWDLVALPLVIGFLLFLSIGARETWAPIATLQSEVISLDPANLPEYAMRTTLRMLAAMVASLVFTLLYGTLAAKSRRAEKLLVPVLDILQSVPVLGYISFTVTFFLLMFPGRVLGAEFAAIFAIFTSQAWNMTFSFYQSLRMLPHDLVEVSTNLRLSGWQKFWKLDVPFAMPGLVWNMMMSMSGGWFFVVASEAITVGDKTITLPGVGSYLALAIAQKDLHAVGYVILAMIVVILIYDQFLFRPLVAWADKFRMETTASQGAAPQSWLLNLIQRTRIVQRILRPITRTVSRIGNKRFSLAGGALKALPAETPAASKVIDWVWGTLIALMAAYALYHIVQYVGTEVTFAEVGHVFVLGLITLLRVAGLILIASLIWVPLGVMIGLRPSLAEKIQPLAQFLAAFPANLLFPVFVIVILHYKLNPDIWLSPLIVLGTQWYILFNVIAGATAFPNDFKEVAANFRIRGWLWWRKVMLPGIFPYYVTGAITASGGAWNASIVSEYVSWGQDNVVAHGLGAYIAQTTAAGDFPKIALGVVVMSIFVVAFNRAVWRPMYAMAENKLRLN; encoded by the coding sequence ATGAAAAAAGTATTCCGTCACTACCTACCAGCTTCCACGCTGCGTCTGCTGCCCAACCGCTGGGATTTGGTCGCACTGCCTCTGGTGATCGGCTTTTTGCTGTTCTTGTCCATCGGCGCCCGGGAAACCTGGGCCCCCATCGCCACGTTGCAAAGTGAGGTCATCTCCCTCGACCCGGCCAACCTGCCGGAATACGCCATGCGCACCACCTTGCGCATGCTTGCGGCAATGGTGGCATCGCTGGTTTTCACGCTGTTGTACGGCACCCTGGCCGCCAAAAGCCGGCGCGCCGAAAAACTGCTGGTGCCGGTGCTCGACATTCTGCAGTCGGTGCCGGTACTCGGTTACATCTCGTTTACGGTGACGTTCTTCCTGCTGATGTTTCCAGGGCGCGTGCTGGGAGCCGAGTTCGCGGCGATCTTTGCGATCTTTACCAGCCAGGCCTGGAACATGACGTTCAGCTTTTACCAGTCGCTGCGCATGCTGCCCCATGACCTGGTGGAAGTGTCCACCAACCTGCGGCTTTCCGGCTGGCAGAAGTTCTGGAAACTCGACGTGCCCTTCGCCATGCCCGGGCTGGTGTGGAACATGATGATGAGCATGTCCGGCGGTTGGTTTTTCGTGGTTGCTTCTGAAGCCATCACCGTCGGCGACAAGACCATCACCCTGCCAGGCGTGGGTTCATACCTGGCCTTGGCCATTGCCCAGAAAGACCTGCATGCGGTGGGGTATGTGATCCTGGCGATGATTGTGGTGATCCTGATCTACGACCAATTCCTGTTCCGCCCACTGGTGGCCTGGGCCGACAAATTCCGCATGGAAACCACCGCCTCCCAGGGCGCCGCGCCACAGTCCTGGCTGCTGAACCTGATCCAGCGCACACGCATCGTCCAGCGCATCCTGCGCCCTATCACCCGCACCGTCAGTCGCATCGGCAATAAGCGCTTCAGCCTAGCGGGCGGTGCGCTCAAGGCCTTGCCGGCAGAGACACCGGCGGCGTCAAAGGTGATCGACTGGGTGTGGGGCACTCTGATTGCGCTGATGGCGGCTTATGCGCTGTACCACATCGTGCAATACGTCGGCACCGAGGTGACGTTCGCCGAAGTCGGCCATGTGTTTGTACTGGGCCTTATCACGCTGCTACGGGTAGCCGGGCTGATTCTGATCGCCTCGCTGATCTGGGTGCCGTTGGGCGTGATGATCGGCTTGCGTCCCAGCCTTGCGGAAAAAATCCAGCCCCTCGCGCAGTTCCTCGCGGCGTTCCCGGCGAACCTGCTGTTCCCGGTGTTCGTCATTGTGATCCTGCACTACAAGCTCAACCCGGACATCTGGCTGAGCCCGCTGATCGTGCTGGGCACCCAATGGTACATCCTGTTCAACGTGATCGCCGGCGCCACGGCGTTCCCCAATGACTTCAAGGAAGTCGCCGCCAACTTCCGCATTCGCGGCTGGCTGTGGTGGCGCAAGGTGATGCTGCCGGGGATCTTTCCGTATTACGTCACCGGTGCGATTACCGCGTCCGGCGGTGCATGGAACGCCAGCATCGTGTCCGAGTACGTGTCCTGGGGTCAGGACAATGTGGTGGCCCACGGGCTGGGGGCTTACATCGCGCAGACCACGGCTGCCGGCGACTTCCCGAAGATCGCCTTGGGCGTCGTGGTGATGTCGATCTTTGTGGTGGCCTTCAACCGCGCGGTCTGGCGACCTATGTACGCCATGGCTGAAAACAAACTTCGCTTGAATTGA
- the prpF gene encoding 2-methylaconitate cis-trans isomerase PrpF, with amino-acid sequence MAHTAQIKIPATYMRGGTSKGVFFSLKDLPEAAQVPGAARDALLLRVIGSPDPYDKQIDGMGGATSSTSKTVILAKSTRAEHDVDYLFGQVSIDKPFVDWSGNCGNLSAAVGSFAISAGLVDPARVPHNGVAVVRVWQANIGKTIIAHVPITDGAVQETGDFELDGVTFPAAEVQLEFMDPAAEEEGGGGSMFPTGNLVDDLEVPGVGTFKATLINAGIPTIFINAEDLGYTGTELQGAINSDPKALAMFETVRAYGALRMGLIKHLDEAAQRQHTPKVAFVAKPADYVASSGKAIKACDVDLLVRALSMGKLHHAMMGTAAVAIGTAAAISGTLVNLAAGGVERNAVRFGHPSGTLRVGAEARQVNGEWVVKKAIMSRSARVLMEGFVRVPGDAF; translated from the coding sequence CAAGGGCGTGTTCTTCAGCCTCAAGGACCTGCCCGAAGCGGCGCAGGTGCCGGGTGCCGCCCGCGATGCCCTGCTGTTGCGGGTGATCGGCAGCCCCGATCCCTACGACAAGCAGATTGACGGCATGGGCGGTGCCACCTCCAGCACCAGCAAAACCGTGATCCTGGCCAAAAGTACACGCGCCGAGCACGACGTGGACTACCTGTTTGGCCAGGTCTCCATCGACAAGCCCTTTGTCGACTGGAGCGGCAACTGCGGCAACCTGTCGGCGGCGGTGGGCTCGTTCGCCATCAGCGCCGGGCTGGTCGACCCGGCCCGCGTGCCGCACAACGGTGTAGCGGTGGTGCGGGTGTGGCAGGCCAATATCGGCAAGACCATCATCGCCCATGTGCCGATCACCGACGGTGCGGTGCAGGAAACCGGCGACTTCGAACTCGATGGCGTGACCTTTCCGGCCGCCGAAGTGCAGCTCGAATTCATGGACCCGGCGGCGGAAGAAGAGGGCGGCGGCGGCTCGATGTTCCCCACCGGCAACCTGGTCGACGACCTCGAAGTACCCGGTGTCGGCACCTTCAAGGCGACACTGATCAACGCGGGCATCCCGACGATTTTCATCAACGCCGAAGACCTTGGCTACACCGGCACCGAGCTGCAAGGCGCGATCAACAGCGACCCCAAAGCCCTGGCGATGTTCGAAACCGTGCGGGCCTATGGCGCACTGCGCATGGGCCTGATCAAACACCTCGACGAGGCCGCCCAGCGCCAGCACACGCCGAAGGTGGCGTTTGTGGCCAAGCCTGCGGACTACGTGGCGTCCAGTGGCAAGGCGATCAAGGCCTGTGATGTCGACTTGCTGGTGCGTGCGCTGTCCATGGGTAAGTTGCACCACGCGATGATGGGCACGGCAGCGGTGGCGATCGGCACGGCGGCGGCAATTTCCGGGACGTTGGTTAACCTCGCCGCCGGTGGTGTTGAACGTAACGCCGTGCGCTTCGGGCATCCGTCCGGCACCTTGCGTGTCGGCGCCGAAGCCCGCCAGGTGAACGGTGAATGGGTGGTAAAAAAAGCCATCATGAGCCGCAGCGCGCGAGTCCTGATGGAAGGCTTCGTACGCGTTCCCGGCGACGCCTTTTAA
- a CDS encoding serine O-acetyltransferase, which yields MGGFIDMQQLHDELLTHLIKTLTPTQMKQLEPHLAPLIQNAAQAVAEDLIAYAYRDPASRGRGELILESYASFKAVLFYRLAHLVWNFPDQTNGLFSRIALKLSNQGKVLSGAEIHPAARIGRRFVLDHGYGTVIGETCEIGNDCYILCGVTLGARGIANNPDGKRHPRLGNNVEVGAGARVLGYVLIGDNVFISPSCVITQDVPAGTKVKVVNQIQLQKNAESDHSNYLGAFALDERLHVVGEVSASHKVTVLDADFHPLQGLMLEATVKERHHLQFRLRRLDVGDHLPRLPLNLKVCGPEFEITLLSPPGLSAMVRHLLQASPLIVGG from the coding sequence ATGGGGGGCTTTATCGACATGCAACAGCTGCACGATGAGTTGCTTACCCACCTCATCAAGACCCTGACGCCTACGCAGATGAAGCAGTTGGAACCGCACCTGGCGCCGCTGATCCAGAACGCCGCGCAGGCAGTGGCCGAAGACTTGATCGCCTATGCCTATCGCGACCCGGCTTCCCGAGGGCGTGGCGAGTTGATCCTGGAGTCCTATGCCTCGTTCAAGGCCGTGCTGTTCTATCGGCTTGCGCACCTGGTGTGGAATTTTCCCGACCAGACTAACGGCCTGTTTTCGCGCATCGCCCTCAAGCTCAGCAATCAGGGCAAAGTGCTCTCCGGCGCCGAGATTCACCCCGCCGCACGCATCGGCCGGCGCTTCGTACTCGACCATGGCTACGGCACGGTGATCGGCGAAACCTGCGAGATCGGCAACGACTGCTACATCCTCTGCGGCGTGACACTGGGCGCACGGGGTATCGCCAACAACCCGGACGGCAAGCGTCACCCGCGCCTGGGCAACAATGTCGAGGTGGGCGCCGGCGCGCGCGTGCTCGGCTATGTGCTGATCGGCGATAACGTGTTTATCAGCCCTTCCTGTGTAATTACCCAGGATGTGCCGGCGGGCACCAAGGTCAAGGTGGTCAATCAGATTCAGCTGCAGAAAAACGCCGAATCGGACCACAGCAACTACCTCGGTGCGTTCGCCCTGGATGAGCGTTTACACGTGGTCGGTGAGGTCAGTGCCAGCCACAAGGTCACGGTACTGGATGCTGACTTTCACCCCCTGCAGGGGCTGATGCTGGAGGCAACGGTAAAAGAGCGCCATCACCTGCAATTTCGCTTGCGTCGCCTCGATGTCGGCGACCACCTGCCGCGACTGCCGCTGAACCTGAAAGTCTGCGGGCCGGAATTTGAAATCACCCTGCTCTCCCCTCCTGGCTTGAGTGCAATGGTGCGCCACCTGCTGCAAGCCAGCCCACTGATCGTCGGAGGTTGA
- the prpD gene encoding 2-methylcitrate dehydratase, whose product MSANVDQNNRPDYDQVLQDIADYVLNYRIDSRDALDTARNCLMDTLGCGLLALRFPECTKHLGPIVEGTVVPFGARVPGTSFRLDPVKAAWDIGCIVRWLDYNDTWLAAEWGHPSDNLGGILAVADHLSQKRVANGDAPLTVRAVLDAMIMAHEIQGVIALENSFNRVGLDHVLLVKVASTAVTAKLMGANREQLLAALSHAFVDGQALRTYRHAPNAGSRKSWAAGDASSRGVRLADIALRGEMGIPGVLSAPQWGFYDVLFSHTNNDLALKPEDKRAFSLSQPYGTYVMENVLFKISFPAEFHAQTACEAAVTLHPLVKHRLHEIERIVITTHESAIRIISKVGPLANAADRDHCLQYMTAVPLAFGNLVAEQYEDEFHAAHPIIDELRQKMVIVEDPRYSREYLEADKRSIANAVQVFFQDGSSTEQVAVEYPIGHRRRRVDGIPLLEDKFKANLATRFTAQRSAQIFALCKDQARLEATPVNRFVDYFVI is encoded by the coding sequence ATGAGCGCCAACGTCGACCAGAACAACCGTCCCGACTACGACCAGGTCCTGCAGGACATCGCCGATTACGTCCTCAATTACCGGATCGATTCACGGGACGCCTTGGACACCGCCCGCAACTGCCTGATGGACACCCTCGGTTGTGGCCTTTTGGCCTTGCGCTTCCCCGAGTGCACCAAGCACCTGGGGCCGATCGTGGAGGGCACGGTGGTGCCGTTCGGCGCGCGCGTGCCGGGCACGTCCTTTCGGCTGGACCCGGTCAAAGCCGCCTGGGACATTGGCTGCATCGTGCGTTGGCTCGACTACAACGACACCTGGCTCGCCGCCGAATGGGGCCACCCTTCGGATAACCTCGGGGGCATTCTTGCCGTGGCCGACCACCTTTCGCAAAAGCGCGTGGCCAATGGCGACGCGCCGCTGACCGTGCGCGCGGTGCTGGACGCGATGATCATGGCTCACGAGATCCAGGGTGTGATTGCCCTGGAAAACTCCTTCAACCGTGTCGGTCTCGATCATGTGCTACTGGTAAAAGTTGCCTCCACTGCCGTCACTGCCAAGCTGATGGGCGCCAACCGTGAGCAACTGCTTGCCGCCTTGTCCCACGCGTTTGTCGATGGGCAGGCGCTGCGCACCTACCGCCACGCGCCCAATGCCGGTTCGCGCAAATCCTGGGCGGCGGGGGACGCGTCGAGCCGTGGTGTGCGCCTGGCGGACATCGCACTGCGTGGCGAGATGGGCATCCCGGGCGTGTTAAGCGCGCCGCAGTGGGGTTTTTACGACGTGCTGTTCAGCCACACCAACAACGACCTGGCGCTCAAACCCGAGGACAAGCGGGCTTTCAGCCTGTCACAACCCTATGGCACGTATGTGATGGAAAATGTGTTGTTCAAGATCAGCTTCCCCGCCGAGTTTCATGCGCAAACGGCCTGTGAGGCGGCGGTGACGTTGCACCCGTTGGTCAAGCATCGCCTGCATGAAATCGAACGCATCGTGATCACCACCCACGAGTCGGCGATTCGCATCATCTCCAAGGTCGGCCCACTGGCCAACGCCGCCGACCGCGACCACTGCCTGCAATACATGACCGCTGTGCCCTTGGCCTTTGGCAACCTGGTGGCCGAGCAGTATGAGGACGAGTTTCATGCGGCTCATCCGATCATCGATGAGCTGCGCCAGAAGATGGTCATTGTCGAAGACCCGCGCTACAGCCGCGAATACCTGGAGGCGGACAAACGCTCCATCGCCAACGCGGTGCAGGTGTTTTTCCAGGACGGCTCCAGCACCGAGCAGGTGGCGGTGGAATACCCGATTGGCCATCGTCGGCGTCGGGTGGATGGCATTCCGTTGCTGGAAGACAAGTTCAAGGCCAATTTGGCCACGCGGTTTACCGCGCAGCGCAGTGCGCAGATTTTTGCGTTGTGCAAGGATCAGGCACGGCTTGAGGCCACGCCTGTGAACCGCTTCGTTGATTATTTTGTAATCTAA
- a CDS encoding AAA-associated domain-containing protein, translated as MNTNTEHTADTPEIFSLKNVNRVFGKGKDELQVLSGVNLSLHEGEIVGMLGRSGSGKSTLLRIIAGLIQPSSGEVRYNGAPLNGPAEGVAMVFQTFALFPWLTVLENVEAGLQALQVERKETRKRALAAIDLIGLDGFENAYPRELSGGMRQRVGFARGLVVNPTLLLMDEPFSALDVLTAETLRTDLLDLWSGKQLPIKSILIVTHNIEEAVLMCDRILVLSSNPGRVVAEIKVPFPHPRNRLDPTFRQMVDDIYALMTDRRSADASRGLPELKMGSLLPEVSTNLMAGLIETLAAEPYNGHAGLPTVAERRLLEVDDLFPVAEMLEHLGFAELKGADITLTDAGKLFADYGTQERKTLFAEHLIRHVPLAARIHQVLLERSGHRAPRVRFEQELEDSMTEAFVEKTLESVVAWGRYAEIFSYDDHTETFSLDDVEGSM; from the coding sequence ATGAATACCAACACTGAACACACTGCTGATACCCCCGAAATCTTCTCGCTGAAAAACGTGAATCGGGTGTTCGGCAAAGGTAAAGACGAACTGCAGGTGCTCAGTGGCGTGAACCTGAGCCTGCACGAAGGTGAAATCGTCGGCATGCTCGGCCGCTCTGGCTCGGGCAAGTCCACACTGCTGCGCATTATCGCCGGGCTTATTCAACCGTCATCGGGCGAAGTCCGCTACAACGGCGCGCCGCTGAACGGCCCGGCCGAAGGCGTGGCCATGGTGTTCCAGACGTTTGCGCTGTTCCCTTGGCTGACCGTGCTGGAAAACGTGGAGGCCGGCCTGCAAGCCTTGCAGGTCGAGCGCAAGGAAACCCGCAAGCGCGCACTGGCGGCCATCGACTTGATCGGCCTGGACGGTTTTGAAAACGCCTACCCGCGTGAGTTGTCCGGCGGTATGCGCCAGCGTGTGGGCTTTGCCCGTGGCCTGGTGGTCAACCCGACCCTGTTGCTGATGGACGAACCCTTCTCCGCCCTGGACGTGCTGACCGCCGAAACCCTGCGCACGGACTTGCTGGACCTGTGGAGCGGCAAACAACTGCCGATCAAGTCGATCCTGATCGTGACCCACAACATCGAAGAAGCCGTGTTGATGTGCGATCGCATCCTGGTGCTGTCATCCAACCCCGGTCGCGTGGTCGCAGAAATCAAAGTACCGTTCCCGCACCCGCGCAACCGGCTGGACCCGACCTTTCGGCAAATGGTCGACGACATCTACGCACTGATGACTGACCGGCGCAGCGCCGACGCCAGCCGAGGCCTGCCGGAGCTGAAAATGGGCAGCCTGTTGCCGGAAGTGTCCACCAACCTGATGGCCGGCTTGATCGAAACCCTGGCCGCCGAGCCTTACAACGGTCATGCCGGCTTGCCGACCGTGGCCGAGCGGCGCTTGCTGGAAGTCGACGACCTGTTCCCGGTAGCGGAGATGCTTGAGCATTTGGGCTTCGCTGAGCTCAAGGGCGCCGACATCACCCTGACCGACGCCGGAAAATTGTTCGCCGACTACGGCACCCAGGAACGCAAAACCCTGTTCGCCGAGCATTTGATCCGGCACGTGCCTTTGGCCGCACGCATTCATCAGGTGCTGCTTGAGCGCAGCGGGCACCGGGCGCCACGGGTGCGCTTCGAGCAGGAGTTGGAAGACTCGATGACCGAAGCATTTGTGGAGAAAACCCTGGAAAGCGTGGTGGCGTGGGGGCGCTATGCGGAGATTTTCTCCTATGACGACCACACCGAGACGTTCAGCCTGGATGATGTGGAAGGCAGTATGTAG
- a CDS encoding alanyl-tRNA editing protein, giving the protein MSVHTMETLALFDSAPYQNAFSARVIAVSEHGIALEHTLFYPTGGGQPGDTGHLTLADGTRVEVIGTVRDPVLRSIIWHQVEHCPEQLTAGVQVDAGLDWQRRYQHMKMHTCLHLLCSIIDAPVTGCSISADKGRLDFDLPEMTLDKDSITRDLNALIEQAHEVKTLSMPASEYSTLLQITRTQAVAPPVIQGSVRVIEIAGIDIQPCGGTHVINTEEIGRVFCEKIEKKSKHNRRVILRFE; this is encoded by the coding sequence ATGTCCGTGCACACCATGGAAACCCTGGCGCTGTTTGACAGCGCGCCCTATCAGAACGCCTTCAGCGCACGGGTGATTGCCGTCAGCGAGCACGGTATCGCGCTGGAACACACGCTGTTCTACCCCACCGGCGGCGGGCAACCGGGCGACACCGGGCATCTGACCCTGGCCGATGGCACGCGGGTCGAGGTGATCGGCACCGTGCGCGACCCGGTGCTGCGCTCGATCATCTGGCACCAGGTTGAACACTGCCCCGAGCAATTGACGGCCGGTGTGCAAGTAGACGCAGGCCTGGACTGGCAGCGGCGTTACCAGCACATGAAGATGCACACCTGCCTGCACTTGCTGTGCTCGATCATTGATGCTCCGGTCACCGGTTGCAGCATCAGCGCAGACAAAGGACGCCTGGATTTCGACCTGCCGGAAATGACCCTCGACAAAGACAGCATCACCCGCGACCTCAACGCCTTGATCGAACAGGCCCACGAGGTAAAAACCCTGTCGATGCCAGCCTCCGAATATTCGACCCTGCTCCAAATCACCCGCACCCAGGCGGTGGCACCACCGGTCATCCAGGGTTCGGTCCGCGTGATCGAGATCGCCGGGATCGATATCCAGCCGTGCGGCGGCACCCACGTGATCAACACCGAAGAAATCGGCCGGGTGTTTTGCGAAAAAATCGAGAAGAAGAGCAAGCACAATCGTCGGGTGATCCTGCGCTTTGAGTGA